In Ostrea edulis chromosome 4, xbOstEdul1.1, whole genome shotgun sequence, a single window of DNA contains:
- the LOC125671668 gene encoding F-box only protein 32-like isoform X1, with protein MPFLSRDWRSPGDQWVRTNEGWERLKLWRIKIFERMNENILARLLRLAVSEYDDTWHKHQPHIHYIKGISKERKVMTSLSEAFIHLDIAGAARDIRRFSYVKKLMFLLLTRNFRYLSGTSQKNIISILEEMTNQALKTETNVPAMKELLNCAVNTLTDGQYSHIGSESLWNKHSVAASRMIAKLDKYRVKQRKTDGKPMFDELPEDCLRCIFRKLSDHNDIIHTGQACQTNHRVSSQMLLWKQLCFFHFTDRQLLVFLPRELGLDEDKIDWKYIYRRCYKRFGMKDIFADHLAICCHCDTLFWQSIGHPCFSDSEVKSRPLLPEAFLDLFLL; from the exons ATGCCGTTTTTAAGTCGGGATTGGCGATCACCAGGGGACCAGTGGGTAAGGACGAACGAGGGATGGGAAAGACTTAAGCTGTGGCGAATCAAAATATTCGAGcgaatgaatgaaaatatattggCAAG ATTGTTGAGGCTAGCTGTCAGCGAATATGATGACACATGGCATAAACATCAACCACATATTCACTACATCAAAGGAATTTCAAAGGAG AGAAAGGTGATGACAAGTCTGAGTGAGGCATTTATACATCTGGACATCGCAGGAGCTGCCAGGGACATCAGACGATTCAGTTACGTTAAAAAG CTAATGTTCCTGCTGCTAACTCGTAACTTTCGATACCTGAGTGGAACTTCACAGAAAAATATCATCAGTATTCTTGAGGAAATGACAAATCAAG CTTTGAAAACAGAGACTAATGTTCCTGCAATGAAGGAATTGTTGAACTGTGCTGTGAACACCCTAACAGACGGACAATACTCCCACATTGGCAGTGAGAGTCTGTGGAACAAACACAGTGTGGCAGCGTCCAGGATGATTGCCAAGCTAGACAAATACAGAGTCAAACAG AGAAAGACGGATGGGAAGCCCATGTTTGATGAATTACCAGAGGACTGCTTGAGGTGCATCTTCAGAAAACTCTCAGATCACAATGACATCATACACACAGGTCAGGCATGTCAGACCAATCACAGGGTCTCTTCACAAATGTTGCTATGGAAACAGCTCTGTTTCTTCCACTTCACTGATCGCCAGCTTTTGGTCTTCTTGCCACGGGAACTTGGTCTCGACGAAGATAAGATTGACTGGAAGTACATCTACAGACGGTGCTACAA GCGTTTCGGAATGAAGGATATATTTGCCGATCACTTGGCTATATGTTGTCACTGCGACACACTTTTCTGGCAG TCCATTGGGCATCCTTGCTTCAGTGATTCTGAGGTTAAGTCAAGACCACTCTTGCCAGAAGCCTTCTTAGATCTGTTTTtgttgtga
- the LOC125671675 gene encoding coiled-coil-helix-coiled-coil-helix domain-containing protein 7-like, whose translation MEKMSDLSSAKGISSESANDSFVKRREEFKQRELDRNDKDPCYEEGQMALDCLKQHMYDKSKCVLEFENTRACKKFWNKVQWHRFFNGITPKMPEKEEWEAVKKEYSKWISN comes from the exons ATGGAGAAAATGAGTGATCTATCGTCTGCGAAGGGAATTTCGTCTGAGAGTGCAAATGATTCATTTGTAAAAAGAAGAGAGGAATTCAAACAACGAGAACTAGATAGGAATGATAAAGACCCTTGTTATGAG GAAGGACAGATGGCATTAGACTGTCTTAAACAACACATGTATGATAAATCAAAGTGTGTCCTGGAGTTTGAAAATACACGTGCTTGTAAGAAGTTCTGG AACAAGGTGCAGTGGCATCGGTTCTTTAATGGGATTACCCCCAAAATGCCTGAAAAGGAGGAGTGGGAGGCGGTGAAGAAGGAGTATTCAAAGTGGATATCTAACTGA
- the LOC125671668 gene encoding F-box only protein 25-like isoform X2 — translation MPFLSRDWRSPGDQWVRTNEGWERLKLWRIKIFERMNENILARLLRLAVSEYDDTWHKHQPHIHYIKGISKELMFLLLTRNFRYLSGTSQKNIISILEEMTNQALKTETNVPAMKELLNCAVNTLTDGQYSHIGSESLWNKHSVAASRMIAKLDKYRVKQRKTDGKPMFDELPEDCLRCIFRKLSDHNDIIHTGQACQTNHRVSSQMLLWKQLCFFHFTDRQLLVFLPRELGLDEDKIDWKYIYRRCYKRFGMKDIFADHLAICCHCDTLFWQSIGHPCFSDSEVKSRPLLPEAFLDLFLL, via the exons ATGCCGTTTTTAAGTCGGGATTGGCGATCACCAGGGGACCAGTGGGTAAGGACGAACGAGGGATGGGAAAGACTTAAGCTGTGGCGAATCAAAATATTCGAGcgaatgaatgaaaatatattggCAAG ATTGTTGAGGCTAGCTGTCAGCGAATATGATGACACATGGCATAAACATCAACCACATATTCACTACATCAAAGGAATTTCAAAGGAG CTAATGTTCCTGCTGCTAACTCGTAACTTTCGATACCTGAGTGGAACTTCACAGAAAAATATCATCAGTATTCTTGAGGAAATGACAAATCAAG CTTTGAAAACAGAGACTAATGTTCCTGCAATGAAGGAATTGTTGAACTGTGCTGTGAACACCCTAACAGACGGACAATACTCCCACATTGGCAGTGAGAGTCTGTGGAACAAACACAGTGTGGCAGCGTCCAGGATGATTGCCAAGCTAGACAAATACAGAGTCAAACAG AGAAAGACGGATGGGAAGCCCATGTTTGATGAATTACCAGAGGACTGCTTGAGGTGCATCTTCAGAAAACTCTCAGATCACAATGACATCATACACACAGGTCAGGCATGTCAGACCAATCACAGGGTCTCTTCACAAATGTTGCTATGGAAACAGCTCTGTTTCTTCCACTTCACTGATCGCCAGCTTTTGGTCTTCTTGCCACGGGAACTTGGTCTCGACGAAGATAAGATTGACTGGAAGTACATCTACAGACGGTGCTACAA GCGTTTCGGAATGAAGGATATATTTGCCGATCACTTGGCTATATGTTGTCACTGCGACACACTTTTCTGGCAG TCCATTGGGCATCCTTGCTTCAGTGATTCTGAGGTTAAGTCAAGACCACTCTTGCCAGAAGCCTTCTTAGATCTGTTTTtgttgtga